In the genome of Cuculus canorus isolate bCucCan1 chromosome 28, bCucCan1.pri, whole genome shotgun sequence, one region contains:
- the CA14 gene encoding carbonic anhydrase 14: MLQALLLLGGLAPALPAGPHWAYEGPHGQHHWPEGHPACGGRAQSPIDIRTRWVQPDPSLPPIRPIGYNRPGAPVFTLANNGHTAVLVLPPSLRLQGLPHGFAAAQLHFHWGRPGNAAGAEHLLDGHRAAAEMHVVHYNAERYANASEAQHHAGGLAVLGVLLEVGADPHPAYDNILSHLGSIRYAGQKTAIPSFSVQDLLPSRLDLYYRYNGSLTTPPCFQSVLWTLFQQPVRISRAQLEQLQGSLYATEAAELEPQHLVDNFRVPQELNQRLVLSSVPRGSQGYSTGEVIAIIFGAVSGCLGLFLTIHFAAKRLRARRAQDQDVVFKASSRRSPSDHSPHP, translated from the exons ATGCTtcaagccctgctgctgctggggggcCTGGCCCCCGCCCTGCCCGCCG GTCCCCACTGGGCGTACGAGG GCCCCCACGGGCAGCACCACTGGCCCGAGGGCCACCCGGCCTGCGGCGGCCGAGCCCAGTCACCCATCGACATCCGGACGCGTTGGGTGCAGCCGGACCCCTCGCTGCCACCCATCCGCCCCATCGGCTACAACCGCCCCGGCGCCCCGGTCTTCACCCTCGCCAACAACGGCCACACCG CGGTGCTGGTGCTGCCGCCCTCGCTGCGGCTCCAGGGGTTGCCCCATGGCTTCGCCGCCGCACAGCTCCACTTCCACTGGGGAAGGCCCGGCAACGCCGCCGGCGCTGAGCATCTCCTGGATGGGCACCGCGCTGCCGCGGAG ATGCACGTGGTGCACTACAACGCGGAGCGCTATGCCAACGCCAGCGAGGCGCAGCACCACGCCGGCGGACTGGCCGTGCTCGGTGTCCTCCTGGAG GTGGGTGCTGACCCCCACCCTGCCTACGACAACATCCTGAGCCACCTTGGCAGCATCCGCTATGCTG GGCAGAAGACAGCCATCCCTTCCTTCAGTGTGCAGGACCTGCTGCCCTCGCGCCTCGACCTCTACTACCGCTACAACGGGTCCCTCACCACCCCACCCTGCTTCCAGAGCGTCCTTTGGACCCTCTTCCAGCAGCCTGTCCGTATCAGCAGGGCCCAG ctggagcagctccagggatCGCTTTATGCCACGGAGGCGGCCGAACTGGAGCCCCAGCACCTGGTGGATAATTTTCGGGTGCCACAGGAGCTCAACCAGCGGCTGGTGCTGTCGTCTGTCCCCAGAG gaTCCCAAGGATACTCGACAG GAGAAGTCATCGCCATCATCTTTGGCGCCGTCTCCGGCTGCCTCGGACTCTTCCTCACCATCCACTTTGCAGCCAAGCGGCTGCG AGCAAGGAGAGCGCAGGACCAGGACGTCGTCTTCAAAGCCTCCTCCCGCCGCAGCCCCTCCGACCACAGCCCCCATCCATGA